The following proteins come from a genomic window of Thermococcus celericrescens:
- a CDS encoding integrase, whose product MDSTAKIHYGRDRQKYAEWVKRRTPSMAKKYIPLLDKYLWGKKANTPEELRRIIESIPPTKKGNPNRHAYLAIRSYINFLVDTGRIRKSEAIDFKAVIPNIKTNARAESAKVITVEDIREMFSQLKGKNETILRARKLYLKLLAFTGLRGDEVRELMNQFDPRVVDETFKAFGLPEEWREKIAVYDMERVKLRTRRHGTKRGYVAVFPVELVRELEWFRRTGYKLTADNSDKHKLFRDYRKVKDLALLRKFWQNFMNDNVMSIVPNPPADAFHLIEFLQGRAPKTVGGRNYRWNVRNAVRIYYYMVDTLKEELGILEL is encoded by the coding sequence GTGGACTCAACGGCCAAGATCCACTACGGTCGTGATAGACAGAAGTACGCTGAATGGGTGAAGAGGCGCACGCCGAGCATGGCCAAGAAGTATATTCCTCTGCTGGACAAATACCTCTGGGGGAAGAAGGCCAACACTCCAGAAGAGCTAAGGAGGATAATTGAGTCAATACCTCCAACAAAGAAAGGCAATCCCAACCGTCACGCCTACCTTGCGATAAGGAGCTACATAAACTTCTTGGTAGATACAGGAAGGATCAGAAAGAGCGAGGCCATTGACTTCAAGGCTGTCATCCCAAACATCAAGACCAACGCGAGAGCTGAGTCGGCCAAGGTGATAACCGTCGAGGACATCAGGGAGATGTTCAGCCAGCTGAAGGGGAAGAATGAGACTATTCTAAGAGCGCGAAAACTTTACCTCAAGCTTCTTGCCTTTACAGGCCTTCGCGGTGATGAGGTTAGGGAGCTGATGAACCAGTTCGATCCAAGGGTTGTGGATGAAACCTTCAAGGCATTTGGCCTGCCAGAAGAGTGGCGAGAAAAGATAGCGGTTTACGACATGGAGAGGGTCAAACTGAGGACCCGGAGGCATGGAACTAAGAGGGGATACGTAGCGGTGTTCCCTGTGGAGCTAGTTAGAGAGCTGGAGTGGTTCAGGCGCACAGGCTATAAACTGACGGCCGATAATTCCGACAAACACAAGCTTTTCAGGGATTATAGAAAGGTGAAGGACCTCGCCTTGCTGAGGAAGTTCTGGCAGAACTTCATGAACGACAACGTGATGAGCATCGTCCCAAACCCGCCGGCTGATGCTTTTCACTTGATAGAATTCCTCCAGGGAAGAGCGCCAAAGACGGTTGGAGGCAGGAATTATCGCTGGAACGTCAGGAACGCGGTGAGGATCTACTATTATATGGTTGATACGCTGAAAGAAGAGCTGGGGATTTTGGAACTTTAA
- a CDS encoding lipopolysaccharide biosynthesis protein: MSYERRVLLRHSLASIVALGITGLSRFLYSVIIARRFGVDVLGTANSLISKAFFVAIPLSFFAVALGKYSSEFLGRDDIDAVRSITLPAFLMPVIGLLLLPLNMYLSLLAVFRAVQLTFRSFLYGIHRGEHYAYVIVVSFIGFALGFLVPDVFAPYLVFLGVIAFVSAVYLWVAGFVVRPRWEYLRLMVTYSSFAFLGTLSGVFLVQGPYFMSERLLGSEAAGEVSAVLSAVFLLTYIPQVLQSAIMPMFSYKHGRAESGYVKNLAEKVTEFIVLITGSLVFILMIFGREILSAVFGFEIGPSFYLALMAIEIYVAYNPSIVALNSTAYVKRGTLVSLLGAGVALVSWLLLVPVMGSVGVMGGLLLAYATILAGVVYYSKSLLGISPHVYLPLIAALILQASVFVSKYLLLMAFGVFLFLELPVVRSLLELVRGVS; encoded by the coding sequence ATGAGCTATGAACGTAGGGTCCTGCTACGTCACTCCCTGGCTTCCATAGTTGCCCTTGGAATAACGGGCCTCAGCAGGTTCCTGTATAGTGTAATAATAGCCAGACGATTTGGCGTGGACGTTCTCGGAACGGCCAATTCACTCATCTCAAAGGCGTTTTTTGTGGCAATACCGCTGAGCTTTTTTGCAGTGGCCCTCGGTAAGTATTCCTCGGAGTTCCTTGGGAGGGATGACATAGATGCCGTGCGTTCCATTACCCTGCCCGCGTTTTTGATGCCCGTTATTGGATTGTTGCTCCTTCCGCTCAACATGTACCTTTCCCTGCTGGCTGTCTTCCGCGCTGTTCAGCTGACCTTTCGGAGCTTCCTGTACGGGATTCACCGGGGGGAGCACTACGCGTATGTGATAGTGGTCTCCTTCATTGGATTTGCCTTAGGATTCCTTGTTCCCGATGTCTTTGCGCCATACCTGGTTTTCCTGGGCGTTATAGCCTTTGTCTCCGCCGTGTACCTATGGGTCGCTGGCTTTGTGGTACGGCCTCGCTGGGAATACCTCAGGCTGATGGTTACGTATTCCTCTTTCGCTTTCTTGGGAACCCTGTCGGGGGTCTTTCTGGTTCAGGGGCCCTACTTCATGAGCGAGCGTCTTCTTGGGTCTGAGGCTGCTGGAGAAGTGTCCGCTGTTCTCTCCGCAGTTTTTTTGCTGACGTACATCCCCCAGGTTCTTCAGTCCGCGATAATGCCAATGTTCTCGTATAAACACGGTCGGGCCGAGAGCGGATACGTTAAAAACCTGGCGGAGAAGGTTACGGAGTTTATAGTGTTAATCACTGGGAGTCTGGTTTTCATCCTCATGATTTTCGGCAGGGAAATTCTGTCAGCGGTCTTTGGATTTGAAATCGGCCCATCTTTCTACCTGGCCCTGATGGCCATTGAAATTTATGTGGCGTACAACCCAAGTATAGTGGCCCTCAACTCCACTGCCTACGTAAAACGCGGGACCCTGGTTTCTCTCCTTGGAGCGGGGGTGGCTCTCGTTTCATGGCTCCTTCTGGTGCCCGTTATGGGGTCTGTGGGTGTGATGGGGGGTCTTTTATTGGCGTATGCGACCATCCTTGCCGGCGTGGTTTATTACTCAAAGAGCTTGCTTGGGATCTCTCCCCATGTTTATCTCCCCCTCATTGCCGCACTGATTCTCCAAGCGAGTGTTTTCGTATCAAAGTACCTTCTCCTGATGGCGTTTGGAGTGTTCCTCTTTCTTGAGTTGCCGGTAGTCAGGTCTTTGCTTGAACTGGTTCGTGGTGTTAGTTAA
- a CDS encoding helicase HerA domain-containing protein: protein MAILDVDIPSWSIDLIYGNTGSGKSFFAGWLIEQAYERGRRFIVLDTKVKNHIGLVTLPGVRLLKVKVGTRYNWRKLIDFDQVLVVPTRGTISRIGVDGLVEQYYKPLLDELFRRDRDRIIVVEEAHRYNPSSRRPGKELEQLFREGRDGKLYTVAITQSIADFPKLLFRQAQRHFIFQHYVPNDVIYLNRMIPGFSELNDRLREHDLIEFIPPNRTRIIKRELVVRRTRHFG, encoded by the coding sequence TTGGCGATTCTGGACGTTGATATTCCGTCCTGGTCGATTGACCTGATTTATGGGAACACTGGGAGCGGGAAGAGCTTTTTCGCGGGGTGGCTTATTGAACAGGCTTACGAGCGGGGTCGGCGGTTCATCGTCCTGGACACGAAGGTTAAGAACCATATCGGCCTGGTTACCCTTCCAGGTGTTCGGCTCCTCAAGGTGAAGGTGGGTACTAGGTACAACTGGAGGAAGCTTATTGATTTTGACCAGGTCCTCGTGGTTCCGACGAGGGGGACGATCAGCAGGATTGGTGTGGACGGTCTCGTGGAACAGTACTACAAGCCGCTTCTGGATGAGCTGTTCAGGAGGGATCGGGATAGGATCATTGTGGTGGAGGAGGCTCATAGGTATAATCCTTCCTCCAGGAGGCCGGGGAAGGAGTTGGAGCAGTTGTTCAGGGAAGGCCGCGATGGGAAGCTTTACACGGTGGCGATTACGCAGTCCATTGCTGACTTCCCGAAGCTGCTTTTCCGGCAGGCGCAGAGGCATTTCATCTTCCAGCACTATGTGCCGAATGATGTGATTTACCTCAATCGGATGATCCCTGGGTTCAGCGAGCTGAACGACCGGCTGAGGGAGCATGATTTGATTGAGTTTATCCCGCCGAATAGGACGCGGATTATCAAGAGGGAGCTGGTAGTTAGGAGGACGAGGCATTTTGGGTGA
- a CDS encoding ribbon-helix-helix protein, CopG family — protein MRSKTVSARVEPEFYERVRALAGSRGVTVSDVVREALENELEEAGILEQVNGMEVHYRKRKPWWKFW, from the coding sequence ATGAGGTCTAAGACCGTCTCGGCGAGAGTTGAGCCGGAGTTTTATGAGCGGGTCAGGGCCTTGGCTGGGAGCCGTGGAGTTACTGTGAGCGACGTGGTAAGGGAGGCTTTGGAGAATGAGCTAGAAGAGGCTGGGATTCTCGAGCAGGTGAACGGCATGGAGGTTCATTATCGGAAAAGGAAACCGTGGTGGAAGTTCTGGTGA
- a CDS encoding AAA family ATPase — MSERDKVLEQNVPELSSEISENEGEISVPNGTEQIGTSESASEQFGAIFNVIQKAFNLERPRDALPYYVLWRHGRLSVTKLKELMEEYNRELGYSASSLRVALSMLKKDRTNVLEVKDKELGITYYELKSEAIEEILNVLQVEAKLRELEEAKAKDHEDLVNLAREFLREFYRDKVEEALAASKDRFIVVDWMELNSILPQLAEAVVERPVVAIKAFNDALRRFIEEDLMVETRGEWSVHFTNLRDKLKPDDVRAEHVGKLVEIKGLVTGVSNVRSFYRKAVFVCLDCGARMARLQQPLKPLVRPKRCEACGSRNVELLEEESDKLDFQFFKVQDSPEDLEGGEPSERLAYVIGPQAGILKGGMRVRLSAIVRERVYKKDDLPVYERVLEVNHVEVLDKAMSVEELSEEDLRRVRELARVHGDKLPYVVASSIAPNLYGLEREKLGAAVSIVGGVPTQAKPRGHIHLLFVGDPGCGKTELLRAVERVAPKAIFASGPGSSGVGLTATVRRNEVSRGDWMIVGGALVLASGGVCLIDELEKMKEDERKALHTAMEQQLIPINKAGINVVLRIDTTIMATANPKGGKFDRNKTVIEQIDFPPTLLNRFDLAFVVLDDYQEGDDVLDYVMEVNDAGASGPIPEDLLRKFFVYARSLRPRFSAEAKEAIKAGFKELRRKYKSGKIALNLRYFNGLMRIAEAFAKLRLSETVEPVDVERAVGLFESSIRMIAYDPETDQYDLAILEVGVPSDVLDLQERVIDLLKELSPLFPNGVPWDAVVKSLTDRGYPREKVVVVLRDLVMMGKLTETEAGRYRLTA; from the coding sequence ATGAGTGAGAGAGATAAGGTTTTGGAGCAAAATGTTCCGGAGTTGTCCAGCGAGATTTCGGAGAATGAAGGCGAGATAAGTGTTCCAAACGGAACGGAACAGATTGGAACATCGGAATCGGCTTCGGAACAATTTGGAGCAATTTTTAATGTAATCCAGAAAGCATTCAATCTGGAGAGACCTCGTGATGCTTTGCCTTACTATGTTCTCTGGAGGCATGGTAGGTTATCGGTTACTAAACTGAAGGAGCTGATGGAGGAGTATAACAGGGAGCTTGGTTATTCTGCGAGTTCCCTTCGTGTGGCTTTGTCCATGCTGAAGAAGGATAGGACCAACGTCCTCGAGGTGAAGGACAAGGAGCTTGGCATTACCTACTATGAGCTGAAGTCTGAGGCTATTGAAGAAATCCTGAACGTTCTTCAGGTTGAGGCTAAGCTCAGGGAGCTGGAGGAGGCCAAGGCTAAGGACCATGAGGATTTGGTGAATCTCGCTCGTGAGTTCCTCAGGGAGTTTTACAGGGATAAGGTTGAGGAGGCTTTGGCTGCTTCAAAGGATCGATTTATCGTTGTGGATTGGATGGAGTTGAATTCTATCCTACCTCAGCTGGCGGAGGCCGTTGTCGAGCGTCCTGTTGTCGCTATTAAGGCCTTCAACGATGCCTTGAGGCGGTTCATTGAGGAGGATCTGATGGTCGAGACCAGGGGTGAGTGGTCAGTTCACTTCACGAACCTCAGGGACAAGCTGAAGCCTGATGATGTTAGAGCGGAGCATGTTGGCAAGCTGGTTGAGATTAAGGGTCTTGTTACGGGGGTGAGCAATGTTCGGTCGTTTTACAGGAAGGCGGTGTTCGTGTGTTTGGATTGCGGTGCGAGGATGGCGAGGTTGCAACAGCCTCTGAAGCCTCTGGTGAGGCCGAAGAGGTGTGAGGCCTGTGGCTCGAGGAACGTTGAACTGCTCGAGGAGGAGAGTGATAAGTTGGATTTCCAGTTTTTCAAGGTGCAGGATTCGCCTGAGGATTTGGAGGGTGGTGAGCCGTCGGAGAGGCTGGCTTACGTGATTGGTCCTCAGGCTGGGATTTTGAAGGGTGGTATGAGGGTGAGGTTGAGCGCTATCGTCAGGGAGCGTGTTTACAAGAAGGATGATCTCCCGGTCTATGAGCGGGTTCTGGAGGTGAATCATGTGGAGGTTCTGGACAAGGCCATGAGTGTTGAGGAGCTGAGCGAGGAGGATTTGAGGAGGGTCAGGGAGCTGGCGAGGGTGCATGGGGATAAGCTACCTTACGTGGTGGCTTCTTCGATTGCTCCGAATCTTTACGGCCTGGAGAGGGAGAAGTTGGGTGCGGCTGTGTCTATTGTTGGTGGTGTCCCGACTCAGGCGAAGCCGAGAGGTCATATCCACCTCTTGTTCGTTGGCGATCCTGGGTGCGGTAAGACTGAGCTGTTGAGGGCCGTGGAGAGGGTTGCGCCTAAGGCGATCTTTGCCTCTGGTCCTGGGTCGAGTGGTGTTGGCCTTACGGCAACGGTCAGGAGGAACGAGGTCAGTAGGGGGGACTGGATGATCGTTGGCGGTGCTTTGGTTCTGGCGAGTGGGGGAGTGTGCCTTATTGATGAGCTGGAGAAGATGAAGGAGGATGAGAGGAAGGCTTTACACACGGCCATGGAACAACAACTTATTCCGATCAACAAGGCCGGGATTAATGTGGTCCTCAGGATTGACACGACGATCATGGCAACTGCTAACCCAAAGGGTGGGAAGTTTGACAGGAATAAGACGGTGATTGAGCAGATTGACTTTCCGCCGACGCTTCTTAATCGCTTTGACCTGGCTTTTGTTGTCCTGGATGATTACCAGGAGGGGGATGATGTCCTGGACTATGTGATGGAGGTGAATGATGCGGGAGCATCTGGTCCTATACCTGAGGACCTGCTGAGGAAGTTCTTCGTTTACGCGAGGAGTTTGAGGCCGAGGTTCTCGGCGGAGGCTAAGGAGGCCATTAAGGCTGGCTTCAAGGAGCTGAGGAGGAAGTATAAGAGCGGGAAAATCGCGCTGAATCTGCGCTATTTCAATGGCCTTATGAGGATTGCGGAGGCATTTGCTAAGCTGAGGCTGAGTGAGACGGTGGAGCCTGTTGATGTTGAGAGGGCCGTTGGCCTCTTTGAGTCTTCGATCAGGATGATTGCCTATGATCCTGAGACTGATCAGTACGATCTGGCTATCCTCGAGGTTGGGGTGCCGAGTGATGTGCTGGATCTCCAGGAGAGGGTGATTGACTTGCTAAAAGAACTCTCACCTTTGTTCCCGAATGGTGTTCCGTGGGATGCTGTAGTGAAGTCTCTGACTGATAGGGGGTATCCGCGGGAGAAGGTGGTTGTGGTCCTCAGGGACCTGGTGATGATGGGGAAGTTGACTGAGACGGAGGCCGGCCGTTATCGGCTGACTGCGTGA
- a CDS encoding FUN14 domain-containing protein, with translation MEFDLNAMMGDMGVGAVVGFVTGYAVKKMMKLALALIGAYVASLLWLEQKGVLIIDKDRLFNLVGDWTHEIMTASQKFIALLPGTAAFAGGFALGFHKG, from the coding sequence ATGGAGTTCGACCTGAACGCTATGATGGGCGACATGGGAGTTGGGGCGGTGGTTGGGTTTGTAACCGGCTACGCCGTCAAAAAAATGATGAAGCTGGCACTTGCTCTCATCGGTGCCTACGTTGCCAGTTTGCTGTGGCTTGAACAGAAGGGTGTTCTCATAATCGATAAGGACAGACTCTTCAATCTCGTTGGCGACTGGACGCACGAAATAATGACCGCGAGCCAGAAGTTCATAGCTCTCCTGCCCGGTACCGCCGCTTTCGCTGGAGGCTTTGCGCTGGGATTCCACAAAGGTTAA
- a CDS encoding PadR family transcriptional regulator, which translates to MTTPMERLKNKITKEVLWLYILRLLRERPMYAYELKERIREAFNFEPATVSSYVVLYKLEKDGYVTAEWQESQTGKPSRKYYKLTPEGERLLEDGIDFLEDMVEKLKGA; encoded by the coding sequence ATGACAACCCCCATGGAAAGGCTCAAGAACAAGATAACTAAAGAGGTTCTCTGGCTGTACATACTCCGGCTACTGCGGGAGAGGCCCATGTACGCCTACGAACTGAAAGAGAGGATAAGGGAGGCGTTCAACTTCGAGCCCGCGACCGTCAGCTCATACGTTGTCCTCTACAAGCTCGAGAAAGATGGGTACGTTACCGCGGAGTGGCAGGAGAGCCAGACGGGAAAACCCTCCAGGAAGTACTACAAGCTCACCCCTGAGGGAGAGAGGCTCCTTGAGGATGGAATAGATTTTCTTGAGGACATGGTTGAGAAGCTGAAAGG
- a CDS encoding AbrB/MazE/SpoVT family DNA-binding domain-containing protein: MELPEFRKLPEEVEWIARIDVKGRIIIPSEIREVFNLNSGDYVKVRLVGILEKDKE; the protein is encoded by the coding sequence ATGGAGCTCCCGGAGTTTAGGAAACTCCCTGAAGAGGTCGAGTGGATTGCTCGGATTGACGTTAAGGGTCGTATCATTATCCCGAGCGAGATTAGAGAGGTTTTTAACCTGAATTCTGGCGATTACGTGAAGGTTAGGCTCGTTGGAATCCTTGAGAAGGACAAGGAATGA
- a CDS encoding putative toxin-antitoxin system toxin component, PIN family, which produces MPRSKIRTVFDTSILVSALKSRSPSRSPAWFCLTCLREKVLENYVSSEVIEEMKFTLAFIAMEVASKTNRKGVLALADELIRIIQQNSKKIKPKVDFSKDQSIIRIIKDESDIKFLNVVYSAKAKFLLTQNTGHFGNFVVSGGKTGKAKIRQHYFNVMTAREFQSYLSSAYPKTAEKCKKKRKKA; this is translated from the coding sequence ATGCCGAGGAGTAAAATCAGGACGGTATTTGATACTTCTATTTTAGTGAGCGCTCTTAAATCCCGCTCCCCCTCAAGGAGTCCAGCTTGGTTCTGTCTTACTTGTCTTAGAGAAAAGGTTCTTGAGAACTACGTTTCCAGTGAGGTCATTGAGGAAATGAAGTTCACCCTCGCTTTTATTGCCATGGAAGTAGCTTCAAAAACAAACCGGAAAGGTGTCTTGGCTCTTGCGGATGAACTTATCAGAATCATACAACAGAATTCTAAGAAAATCAAGCCTAAGGTGGACTTCTCAAAGGATCAGTCAATAATCAGGATTATTAAGGATGAGTCGGATATTAAATTCCTCAATGTTGTTTACTCGGCAAAGGCGAAGTTTCTCCTCACTCAGAACACCGGCCACTTTGGAAATTTTGTTGTATCGGGAGGTAAGACAGGGAAGGCCAAGATACGGCAACATTACTTCAATGTTATGACTGCGAGGGAATTCCAGAGTTATTTAAGCTCAGCATATCCTAAGACTGCGGAGAAGTGTAAGAAAAAGAGGAAGAAGGCTTAG